A single window of Lutzomyia longipalpis isolate SR_M1_2022 chromosome 1, ASM2433408v1 DNA harbors:
- the LOC129793527 gene encoding zinc finger protein 260-like, producing the protein MCRILVYGCGHVNYINTELGETLILCKSLDRENQEDRKENLGTEIFITHTHFPDCHKLTFNEIKVKEEVKDEGECQESVAPFPAIPEGFATATVKEEPEEPIDFRQPDDTDHPTDPLQDTEAADINGFLQNIQENPSIIDWAAPGAPGEKKFHCNRCPKTFSQLPYLTRHMRLHSHSCSKRSASGSKKEETLPAPLLPSQRVEGFLPLHPVEKRVLSRIPPEDPSDGRDFTCTRCFKSFTSPDSLKQHEKIHGDKVFICNICEKGFARKDYLDAHIAVHNKSNRKTYSCNLCDKKYFSRAGLSYHREMHTGVKAFPCPYCRKSFAWKTHALKHIKLHSKTDGNESQN; encoded by the coding sequence ATGTGCAGAATACTAGTTTACGGATGTGGACATGTGAACTACATCAACACTGAATTGGGGGAAACGCTGATATTGTGCAAATCCCTCGACAGGGAAAATCAGGAGGATAGAAAAGAGAATCTTGGCACGGAAATCTTCATAACTCACACCCATTTTCCTGATTGCCACAAGCTTACcttcaatgaaattaaagtaaaagagGAGGTAAAGGATGAAGGAGAATGTCAAGAATCTGTAGCACCATTCCCTGCTATCCCGGAAGGATTTGCAACGGCTACTGTGAAGGAGGAACCGGAAGAACCCATTGATTTCAGGCAACCAGATGATACTGACCATCCCACTGATCCTCTGCAGGATACCGAAGCAGCAGATATTAATGGTTTCTTACAAAATATCCAAGAAAATCCAAGCATAATAGATTGGGCAGCTCCAGGGGCTCCAggagagaagaaatttcattgcaaCCGGTGCCCAAAGACATTCTCACAGCTTCCTTACCTCACAAGGCACATGAGGTTACATTCACATAGTTGTTCAAAGAGATCTGCTTCCGGAAGTAAAAAGGAGGAAACACTCCCAGCACCTCTGCTACCAAGCCAAAGAGTCGAAGGCTTCCTTCCTCTTCATCCTGTTGAAAAACGCGTCTTATCGAGAATTCCTCCAGAAGATCCATCAGATGGGAGAGATTTTACATGTACTCGGTGCTTCAAGTCATTCACCTCACCAGATTCCCTGAAGCAGCACGAAAAGATTCACGGAGACAAAGTTTTCATTTGCAACATTTGCGAAAAGGGATTTGCAAGGAAGGACTATCTGGACGCTCACATTGCGGTGCACAACAAAAGTAACCGGAAGACCTATTCATGCAACTTGTGCGACAAGAAGTACTTCAGTCGAGCGGGGCTAAGTTACCACCGGGAGATGCACACGGGAGTCAAAGCTTTCCCCTGTCCGTATTGCCGCAAATCTTTTGCCTGGAAAACTCATGCACTGAAGCACATAAAGCTCCATTCAAAAACTGATGGGAATGAGAGTCAGAATTAA
- the LOC129787709 gene encoding nicastrin — protein MGVFVHISCLLISLLCLGNAQRITDKMFSNIAGTSCFRRLNATHATGCSSTFRGSQGVIHVVKTQEDFHFLLNNPPSPPYAPIIPPQLFTRENMMMLKVNASHVVSGVVLTGSLKNLQSFSHESRCPNQYGGLLREQTCSVNDQENSWNPFGTGLLQEDFPFPVFLVSSEKDAAKITDCFEKFNNFDMNSQNLRSLCSIEINAFMSAAVNSQVCIRRSNMQNNLSPTTFCDPLQGRNVFATLFPRKIVEPAARQVDPTEEIIILSARMDTASMFDGVGPGAMGSLVPYSVLMLTAQLMARILPQRRDPSHPNVLFVLFNGEAFDYIGSQRFIYDLQHGEFPYKSHQTNPLSMDNIKFLVDLGVLDTMRLLNISHATDFPRAGEFGQLMSKYSSKFGMNVTTVNNMQGNLPPTSAQSFLKENFSFPAVILNSPPTNRFYHSIFDDDDNINFVYGNTSKNFLTLEDLTAPSADFTADSIQMSIRNISSIIAFSLYEMITGEEYREALGGSAVFADEFLYCFLTSSQCPLMSAIVQDNSTLPPYPPPRYISVHRTGNQRSVIYTHGIFGLTVGQKLEGVARENCTVPPRIWYPGFGLHGECHLTTQNVSLAVSPAFKEPDYNWTSGRYSTWTESTWSAISARIFLRPSTHHEALTLAIGLTVMVLSFVAVFIINTKSDVLFGNSPSSEVISIPARC, from the exons ATGGGGGTTTTTGTGCACATATCTTGTCTACTGATATCCCTTCTTTGCTTAG GAAATGCTCAGAGAATTACTGATAAAATGTTCAGTAATATTGCTGGAACAAGTTGCTTTCGTCGTCTAAATGCCACCCATGCCACCGGATGCAGCT CTACTTTTCGGGGCTCTCAGGGCGTTATTCACGTCGTGAAAACTCAAGAGGATTTTCACTTTCTCCTCAATAACCCTCCATCTCCACCGTATGCTCCAATAATCCCCCCACAGCTCTTTACGAGGGAAAATATGATGATGCTCAAGGTTAATGCATCCCACGTTGTGTCCGGAGTCGTCCTTACGGGCTCTCTGAAAAATCTCCAGTCATTTAGTCATGAATCCAGATGCCCCAATCAATATGGGGGGCTTTTGAGGGAGCAAACGTGCAGTGTGAATGATCAGGAGAACTCGTGGAATCCCTTTGGGACGGGACTTTTGCAGGAGGACTTCCCCTTTCCGGTTTTCTTGGTGTCCAGTGAGAAGGATGCCGCAAAGATTACGGATTGttttgagaaattcaacaACTTTGACATGAATTCGCAGAATTTGAGGTCACTTTGCAGCATTGAGATTAATGCCTTCATGTCGGCTGCTGTGAATTCTCAGGTGTGCATAAGACGCTCCAATATGCAGAATAATCTCAGTCCAACAACCTTCTGTGATCCCCTCCAAGGGAGGAATGTCTTCGCCACGCTCTTCCCGAGGAAAATTGTCGAACCAGCTGCACGTCAGGTGGATCCAACGGAGGAGATAATCATCCTGTCAGCTCGTATGGATACAGCATCAATGTTTGACGGTGTTGGCCCCGGGGCAATGGGGTCTCTTGTGCCCTACAGTGTACTAATGCTAACTGCCCAACTTATGGCCAGAATCCTCCCGCAGAGACGTGATCCTAGTCATCCAAATGTCCTCTTTGTCCTCTTCAATGGCGAAGCGTTTGACTACATCGGGTCCCAGAGATTCATCTACGATCTCCAGCACGGGGAATTTCCCTACAAGAGCCACCAAACTAATCCCCTGTCCATggataatataaaattcctcGTGGATCTCGGTGTGTTGGACACCATGAGGCTGCTGAACATCTCCCATGCAACAGACTTTCCCAGAGCAGGAGAATTTGGGCAGCTAATGTCGAAATACAGCTCAAAGTTCGGCATGAATGTTACGACAGTGAATAATATGCAGGGAAACCTCCCTCCGACTTCAGCACAGTCCTTCCTGAAGGAGAACTTCTCCTTCCCGGCTGTTATTCTCAATTCCCCGCCAACTAATCGCTTCTATCACTCAATTTTCGACGATGACGATAATATAAATTTCGTCTATGGGAACACGTCAAAGAACTTCCTGACTCTCGAGGATTTAACAGCTCCTTCGGCGGATTTTACAGCAGATTCCATACAGATGAGTATCCGGAATATTTCCTCAATTATCGCCTTCAGCTTGTATGAAATGATAACTGGAGAAGAGTATCGGGAGGCATTGGGTGGGAGTGCAGTGTTTGCCGATGAATTCCTCTATTGCTTCCTCACTTCCTCCCAGTGCCCCCTCATGTCGGCAATTGTGCAGGATAACTCCACTTTACCACCATATCCACCACCCAGATACATCAGTGTCCATCGCACGGGGAATCAGAGATCCGTCATCTACACTCATGGGATTTTTGGGCTCACTGTTGGGCAGAAATTGGAGGGCGTGGCGCGGGAGAATTGCACCGTTCCCCCACGGATTTGGTATCCGGGCTTTGGGTTGCACGGAGAGTGCCATTTGACCACGCAGAATGTCAGCTTGGCCGTTAGTCCGGCCTTCAAGGAGCCCGACTACAATTGGACGTCCGGACGCTACTCAACGTGGACTGAATCCACATGGAGCGCCATCTCAGCGAGGATCTTCCTGCGACCCTCAACGCATCATGAGGCTCTCACGCTGGCCATTGGGCTCACCGTCATGGTGCTGTCCTTTGTGGCTGTCTTCATTATTAACACCAAATCCGACGTGCTGTTTGGCAATAGTCCGTCATCCGAAGT gATCTCCATTCCCGCGCGCTGTTGA
- the LOC129787711 gene encoding histone deacetylase 11 — protein MCTTGQETDDEEEVTVEKWPIVFCREYNVRFCGIEKLVSTNTAAAKGDGIFRKLREVDFLHDGTIHRPRREISRQELKVVHTKRYLRSLRWSVNVAKITEVPILLFLPIFCIERGYLRPMRYQTAGSLLAGDLALSHGWAINLGGGFHHCSSDRGGGFCAYADITLLIRHLLEHPRGIRRVMIVDLDAHQGNGHERDFMDDDRVFIMDMYNASIYPRDKEAKVAIRRKVELRPFTADREYLHKLRTNLDAALAEFPPEVIIYNAGTDILDGDPLGALAVSPNGVIQRDEEVFRRAIATKIPIVMLLSGGYLRSAASVIANSILNLSAQGLLPRRH, from the coding sequence ATGTGCACAACGGGTCAGGAAACAGACGACGAAGAGGAGGTAACCGTGGAAAAGTGGCCAATTGTCTTCTGCCGTGAGTACAATGTGAGATTCTGTGGCATTGAGAAGCTCGTGAGTACCAATACAGCTGCTGCCAAGGGTGATGGGATCTTCCGGAAGCTCCGTGAGGTAGATTTCCTCCACGATGGCACCATTCATCGTCCCCGGAGGGAGATATCGCGGCAGGAACTGAAGGTGGTGCACACAAAGAGGTACCTGCGGAGTTTGCGATGGAGTGTTAATGTGGCAAAGATAACCGAAGTGCCAATTTTGCTGTTTCTGCCAATTTTCTGCATTGAACGCGGCTACCTGCGTCCGATGCGCTACCAGACAGCTGGGAGCCTCCTTGCTGGTGACTTGGCATTGAGCCATGGGTGGGCAATTAACCTCGGTGGGGGATTTCATCATTGCAGCAGCGACAGGGGTGGTGGTTTCTGCGCCTATGCCGACATCACCCTCCTCATTCGGCACCTCCTTGAGCATCCTCGTGGCATACGTCGTGTGATGATTGTGGACCTGGATGCGCATCAAGGAAATGGCCATGAGAGGGATTTTATGGATGACGACAGAGTCTTCATAATGGACATGTACAACGCAAGTATCTACCCACGAGATAAGGAAGCCAAAGTAGCCATCCGGCGAAAGGTCGAACTTCGCCCCTTCACCGCCGATCGCGAATATCTCCACAAATTGCGCACCAATCTCGATGCTGCTCTCGCTGAATTCCCTCCTGAAGTGATAATCTACAATGCTGGCACCGACATCCTCGATGGGGACCCCCTGGGGGCACTTGCAGTCTCCCCCAATGGGGTAATTCAGCGCGATGAGGAAGTCTTCAGGCGTGCCATTGCCACCAAAATTCCCATTGTGATGCTCCTAAGTGGCGGATACTTACGCTCAGCTGCCTCCGTGATTGCCAATTCCATTCTCAACCTCAGCGCTCAGGGACTCCTCCCTAGGCGTCACTAA